From a single Actinomyces viscosus genomic region:
- a CDS encoding PAS domain S-box protein produces the protein MEYVDGNERRFGAEDLFFSTTDTKGVIRRTNRVFDSLSRYSAEELIGSPHNIIRHDDMPAGAFKLMWDELEQGRSSCVYVLNRAKDGLDYWVFATIAPLADGYLSVRVRPTNHAMFTPVKEIYSRVRAAERAYAEEGHRRREVAEHGAALLTEELAGLQYRDLHNFARAALPRELALLVVEGVRVPPRAESDNPMFAVLQAVAAIERDTDELIYQLGEYQELINGLGSWAGGVRSVIDRANRVGSLMEEVTSPDGESSVPTVSERVKERSAQAVEVLRQLNSSLVALYEAASEVRFRSSMMRLHTLMAGIFAAAVLDGEEGESADAIGDLAEAMLSDLEELVPSCQEAANLAERLEGDLRTVVSNLDRVKRPFQRWIRALQDEGAQALVDGVDAEAALQEAVAVGEQGFPETASLAELAAKARGVVVTLDEAVIRERVATVRETLSQLGE, from the coding sequence ATGGAATACGTCGATGGCAACGAGCGCCGCTTCGGTGCCGAGGACCTGTTCTTCTCGACGACGGATACCAAAGGTGTCATTCGCAGGACGAACCGAGTCTTCGATTCGCTGTCCCGTTACAGCGCCGAAGAGCTCATTGGCTCCCCGCACAACATCATTCGGCATGACGACATGCCCGCCGGCGCCTTCAAGCTCATGTGGGATGAGCTCGAGCAGGGGCGCTCGTCGTGCGTCTACGTGCTCAACCGGGCCAAGGACGGTCTGGACTACTGGGTCTTCGCGACGATCGCCCCGCTGGCCGACGGCTACCTGTCGGTGCGTGTGCGCCCGACCAACCACGCCATGTTCACGCCCGTCAAGGAGATCTACTCCCGGGTGCGGGCCGCTGAGCGCGCCTACGCCGAGGAGGGCCACAGGCGCCGGGAGGTCGCCGAGCACGGAGCGGCGCTGCTGACCGAGGAGCTGGCGGGGCTCCAGTACCGCGACCTGCACAACTTCGCCCGGGCCGCGCTCCCGCGCGAGCTGGCCCTGCTGGTGGTCGAGGGGGTCCGGGTACCGCCGCGCGCCGAGTCGGACAACCCCATGTTCGCCGTCCTCCAGGCCGTCGCCGCGATCGAGCGGGACACCGACGAGCTCATCTACCAGCTGGGGGAGTACCAGGAGCTCATCAACGGCCTGGGCTCCTGGGCCGGCGGGGTGCGCTCGGTCATCGACCGGGCCAACCGCGTGGGCTCCCTCATGGAGGAGGTCACCAGCCCCGACGGCGAGTCCTCCGTGCCCACCGTCTCCGAACGCGTCAAGGAGCGCAGCGCCCAGGCCGTCGAGGTGCTCCGCCAGCTCAACTCCTCCCTGGTGGCGCTGTACGAGGCGGCCTCCGAGGTGCGCTTCCGCAGCTCGATGATGCGCCTGCACACCCTCATGGCCGGCATCTTCGCCGCCGCCGTCCTGGACGGGGAGGAGGGGGAGTCCGCCGACGCCATCGGCGACCTCGCCGAGGCGATGCTCTCCGACCTGGAGGAGCTGGTTCCCTCCTGCCAGGAGGCTGCGAACCTGGCCGAGCGCCTGGAGGGCGACCTGCGCACCGTGGTCAGCAACCTCGACCGCGTCAAGCGGCCCTTCCAGCGCTGGATCCGGGCCCTCCAGGACGAGGGGGCCCAGGCTCTGGTCGACGGCGTCGACGCCGAGGCCGCCCTGCAGGAGGCCGTCGCCGTGGGCGAGCAGGGCTTCCCGGAGACGGCCTCCCTGGCCGAGCTGGCCGCCAAGGCCCGCGGCGTCGTCGTGACCCTGGACGAGGCCGTCATCCGCGAGCGGGTGGCGACGGTGCGAGAAACCCTGAGCCAGCTGGGTGAGTAG
- a CDS encoding IS630 family transposase, translating to MRLKSEAVVLLSKGVDTAVVAQVVERTPETVRSWAREWNRYRLASIHTGHAGNLNASRLTATQRQEVAGVLSRPPSEQGLPIGFWDVPHLAAWVYDHFEVEYASAASYRFLLHMAGLSFHRPQTVDQRRPPQADVDQRMSQIRSEIVRKWSDPEVMVVCADEVRIEHEAIVRRAWIRRGDAARLEVDRRRQAQSYIGFLHETDGTVDLMTLDWQDTGTITQALIDLTVKHPDKKKIVIVWDNASWHRSAKLTNSLKTIKNLERIHLINLPAYSPDENPIEHVWKEAKDSISNHQRATFPQTRQAFETFIQANKFPYRLTK from the coding sequence ATGCGTTTGAAGTCCGAGGCGGTCGTGCTGCTGTCCAAGGGTGTGGATACCGCGGTCGTGGCCCAGGTCGTCGAGCGCACGCCCGAGACGGTGCGCAGCTGGGCTCGGGAGTGGAACCGGTACCGCCTGGCCTCAATCCACACCGGTCACGCCGGCAACCTCAACGCCTCCAGGCTCACCGCCACCCAGCGCCAGGAGGTGGCCGGGGTACTGTCCCGGCCCCCGTCGGAGCAGGGCCTGCCCATCGGGTTCTGGGACGTGCCCCATCTGGCGGCCTGGGTCTACGACCACTTCGAGGTGGAGTACGCCTCTGCCGCCTCCTACCGGTTCCTGCTGCACATGGCGGGCCTGTCCTTCCACCGCCCCCAGACCGTTGACCAGCGCCGCCCGCCCCAGGCGGACGTTGACCAGCGCATGAGCCAGATCCGTTCCGAGATCGTCCGCAAGTGGTCCGATCCCGAGGTGATGGTGGTGTGCGCCGACGAGGTGCGTATCGAGCACGAGGCGATCGTGCGCAGGGCGTGGATCCGCCGGGGGGACGCCGCCCGCCTGGAGGTCGACCGCCGCCGCCAGGCCCAGTCCTACATCGGCTTCCTGCACGAGACCGACGGCACCGTCGACTTGATGACCCTCGACTGGCAGGACACCGGCACCATCACCCAGGCCCTGATCGACCTGACCGTGAAGCACCCCGACAAGAAGAAGATCGTCATCGTGTGGGACAACGCCTCCTGGCACCGTTCAGCAAAGCTCACAAACAGCCTCAAGACCATCAAGAACCTCGAGAGGATCCACCTGATCAACCTACCCGCCTACAGCCCCGACGAGAACCCCATCGAGCACGTCTGGAAAGAAGCAAAGGACAGTATCAGCAACCACCAAAGAGCCACATTCCCCCAAACCCGACAAGCATTCGAGACCTTCATCCAGGCAAACAAGTTCCCCTACCGACTCACAAAATAA
- a CDS encoding response regulator transcription factor — MSFKLHYNAPTENLTRADGSPLRVLVVDDEQMLADLLASALRYEGWEVTTAGTGIAAVRSAQEIDPDVIVLDIMLPDFDGLEVMRRVRGHSPNVPVLFLTAKDAVEDRVAGLTAGGDDYVTKPFSLEEVVARLRALLRRSGASEEKPASLLEVGDLRMDEDSHEVWRGEDEIQLTATEFELLRYLMRNPRRVLSKPQILDRVWNYDFGGQANIVELYISYLRRKIDKGREPMIHTMRGVGYVLKPAAGADERV; from the coding sequence ATCTCGTTTAAACTCCACTATAACGCCCCCACCGAGAACCTCACCCGTGCCGATGGCTCCCCCCTGCGCGTTCTGGTCGTCGACGACGAGCAGATGCTCGCCGACCTGCTCGCCTCCGCCCTGCGTTATGAGGGCTGGGAAGTCACAACCGCCGGGACTGGGATCGCCGCGGTCCGATCCGCCCAGGAGATCGACCCCGACGTCATCGTCCTAGACATCATGCTGCCCGACTTCGACGGACTGGAGGTTATGCGCCGTGTGCGCGGTCATAGCCCGAACGTGCCGGTCCTGTTCCTGACGGCCAAGGACGCCGTCGAGGACCGGGTGGCCGGCCTGACCGCCGGCGGCGACGATTACGTCACCAAGCCCTTCTCCCTGGAGGAGGTCGTGGCCCGGCTGCGTGCCCTGCTGCGCCGCTCGGGTGCCAGTGAGGAGAAGCCTGCCTCCCTGCTGGAGGTCGGGGACCTGCGCATGGACGAGGACTCCCACGAGGTCTGGCGTGGCGAGGACGAGATCCAGCTGACCGCCACGGAGTTCGAGCTGCTGCGCTATCTCATGCGCAACCCCCGCCGGGTCCTGTCCAAGCCGCAGATCCTGGACCGGGTGTGGAACTACGACTTCGGTGGGCAGGCCAATATCGTCGAGCTCTACATCTCCTACCTGCGCCGCAAGATCGACAAGGGCCGCGAGCCCATGATCCACACGATGCGCGGTGTCGGCTACGTCCTCAAGCCGGCCGCCGGTGCCGACGAGCGCGTCTGA
- a CDS encoding sensor histidine kinase, which translates to MPERLMPPVPAGEQTGRRTGRGSWWLGPLRRPRSLRTRLVVGVLGLVLVMAAVMSTFSTVSLRHTLMVRTDGQLVAASQRAADKRHDVEEKARKASAQAAQEGQASQVGGAQPPGGADSDHGKQGVPPGLDAAGQSTGTLTLIAPATSTSGGEAAAYIDKDGHYAAISKEDCRLLLSEATSDHPVTVHLHHLGSYRVMATRDQVSGDTVITGLSLEADKALIGTQLLVELTVALVGALVMALAGRIMVRSSLAPLERVARTARRVASQPLEHGEVTIEDRVAETDLTSSAEVGQVGGALNTLLGRVESALGARQRSETQVRQFVADASHELRTPLASIRGYTELIRREGADADLPEEATHALDRVHSESVRMTALVEDLLLLARLDAGRELRHEEVDLVGLLVDTVADARVAGPDHDWRLDLAVLEPPADATWEETEDFLPEPPLVTGDEERLRQVVVNLLANARVHTPAGSHVTTTLEREGDALIVRIHDDGPGIAPDVRDRLFERFARGDSSRERRTGSTGLGMSIALAIVQSHGGGIDVESSTAPEDHGTTFSVRLPAAVVEE; encoded by the coding sequence ATGCCTGAGAGGCTCATGCCCCCGGTACCGGCCGGCGAGCAGACCGGCCGGCGCACCGGTCGCGGCTCGTGGTGGCTCGGTCCTCTGAGGAGACCTCGCAGCCTGCGCACCCGCCTCGTGGTCGGGGTGCTCGGGCTGGTCCTGGTCATGGCCGCGGTCATGAGCACCTTCTCCACCGTCAGCCTGCGACACACCCTCATGGTGCGCACCGATGGCCAGCTGGTGGCGGCCTCCCAGCGCGCCGCCGACAAGCGCCATGACGTGGAGGAGAAGGCCAGGAAGGCCTCCGCCCAGGCGGCCCAGGAGGGCCAGGCCAGCCAGGTCGGCGGGGCGCAGCCGCCCGGCGGGGCCGACTCCGACCATGGCAAGCAGGGGGTTCCCCCTGGGCTCGACGCCGCCGGGCAGTCCACCGGCACCCTGACCCTCATCGCTCCGGCGACGTCGACCTCCGGCGGTGAGGCGGCCGCCTATATCGACAAGGACGGCCACTACGCGGCCATCTCCAAGGAGGACTGCCGGCTGCTGCTGTCCGAGGCCACCAGCGACCATCCTGTCACCGTCCACCTGCACCACCTGGGCAGCTACCGGGTGATGGCCACGCGCGACCAGGTCTCAGGAGACACGGTCATCACCGGTCTCTCCCTGGAGGCGGACAAGGCGCTCATCGGCACCCAGCTGCTCGTCGAGCTGACAGTGGCCCTCGTGGGAGCCCTCGTCATGGCCCTGGCCGGGCGGATCATGGTGCGCTCCTCGCTGGCGCCTCTGGAGCGGGTGGCCCGTACCGCGCGCCGCGTGGCCTCCCAGCCACTGGAGCACGGCGAGGTGACCATCGAGGATCGCGTCGCCGAGACGGACCTGACCTCGTCGGCTGAGGTCGGGCAGGTCGGCGGGGCGCTCAACACCCTGCTGGGGCGTGTGGAGTCGGCTCTGGGCGCGCGCCAGCGCTCGGAGACCCAGGTGCGCCAGTTCGTGGCCGATGCCTCCCACGAGCTGCGCACGCCGCTGGCCTCGATCCGAGGCTACACCGAGCTCATCCGTCGCGAGGGGGCCGACGCCGACCTGCCGGAGGAGGCCACCCACGCCTTGGACCGTGTGCACTCCGAGTCGGTGCGGATGACGGCGCTCGTGGAGGACCTGCTGCTGCTGGCCCGTCTTGATGCCGGGCGCGAGCTGCGCCACGAGGAGGTGGACCTGGTCGGGCTCCTGGTGGACACCGTGGCCGATGCCCGTGTGGCCGGGCCGGACCACGATTGGAGGCTGGACCTGGCTGTCCTGGAGCCGCCCGCCGACGCCACCTGGGAGGAGACCGAGGACTTCCTGCCCGAGCCGCCACTGGTCACCGGTGACGAGGAGCGGCTGCGTCAGGTCGTCGTCAACCTTCTGGCCAACGCCCGGGTCCACACCCCCGCCGGCAGCCATGTGACCACCACGCTCGAGCGAGAGGGCGACGCCCTCATCGTGCGCATCCACGACGATGGTCCGGGCATCGCGCCCGATGTGCGTGATCGGCTCTTCGAGCGCTTCGCCCGGGGGGACTCCTCACGCGAGCGGCGCACGGGATCAACGGGGCTGGGCATGTCCATCGCCCTGGCGATCGTTCAGTCCCACGGCGGCGGTATCGACGTCGAGTCATCCACTGCTCCCGAGGATCACGGGACCACCTTCTCCGTCAGGCTCCCGGCCGCCGTCGTTGAGGAGTAG
- a CDS encoding phosphatase PAP2 family protein, translated as MASFQSLTSQSRGRLRLRGGLLALSCLAATLGLWGLFVFTHTGQMLDAMALEGSEIGSHYVSDHARTLLSVVSMPAAVILVVTILAIGLLRRSHRRAVWAVVAVVGANLTSQVLKYQILWRPDFNITERWDNANTLPSGHTTMAASAAVALILLSGRRWRALSAWAGALFTIAMGYSTLVCQWHRPSDVLAGVLVPVAWGALAVAGGAWRAPRSLRSGTDEEGPDEVPELTAVGTIPVTAAGPRLWSQLVGNVLLASIGTVCTLGALGLGSWVWRHLDGPDTRWQLFSAYATGSLAVVGITCLALSALVSLTDWGRTRRRHEPRHRD; from the coding sequence GTGGCCTCCTTCCAGTCGCTAACCTCCCAGTCCCGGGGACGGCTGCGTTTGCGCGGGGGCCTGCTGGCCCTGAGCTGTTTGGCGGCGACTCTCGGCCTGTGGGGCCTGTTCGTGTTCACCCACACCGGCCAGATGCTCGACGCCATGGCCCTGGAGGGCTCGGAGATCGGGTCGCACTACGTGAGCGACCACGCCCGCACCCTGCTGTCCGTGGTCTCGATGCCGGCGGCCGTCATCCTCGTCGTGACGATCCTGGCCATCGGTCTGCTGCGGCGCAGCCACCGTCGGGCCGTGTGGGCCGTCGTCGCCGTGGTCGGGGCCAACCTGACCTCCCAGGTCCTCAAGTACCAGATCCTGTGGCGTCCCGACTTCAACATCACCGAGCGCTGGGACAACGCCAACACCCTGCCCTCGGGGCACACGACCATGGCGGCCTCCGCGGCGGTCGCTCTCATCCTGCTGTCCGGGCGGCGCTGGAGGGCGCTGTCGGCCTGGGCCGGGGCCCTGTTCACCATCGCCATGGGCTACTCCACCCTCGTGTGCCAGTGGCACCGGCCCTCCGACGTCCTGGCGGGCGTCCTCGTGCCCGTAGCCTGGGGCGCCCTCGCGGTGGCCGGCGGCGCCTGGCGCGCCCCTCGGTCCCTGCGTTCGGGAACCGATGAGGAGGGCCCCGATGAGGTGCCAGAGCTGACCGCGGTGGGGACGATCCCGGTGACTGCCGCCGGCCCGCGCCTGTGGAGCCAGCTCGTCGGCAACGTCCTGCTGGCCTCGATCGGCACCGTGTGCACGCTGGGTGCGCTCGGCCTGGGATCCTGGGTCTGGCGGCACCTGGACGGCCCGGACACGCGCTGGCAGCTCTTCAGCGCTTACGCCACCGGGTCACTGGCCGTCGTCGGCATCACCTGCCTGGCCCTGTCCGCGCTCGTGTCACTGACGGACTGGGGGCGCACCCGGCGCAGGCACGAGCCCCGTCACCGCGACTGA
- a CDS encoding class C sortase — MTALLPPLRDRFSRTREPGRDQDETAGPGRGDQTGGPETDKASRRSALRERVLTWLPVVLVLVGVAVLLYPVMATQHNNGEQQRLADMYTATIDSTSPDTIAQERQSAEAYNDQLESAPILDPWLESQRPDTPQYQAYLHEMDIDPVMARIVIPSIHVSLPVYHGTDTRTLANGVGHLFGTSLPIGGPSTHAVLTGHTGLPTATMFDNLNQVKKGDAFYVSSLGQTLKYEVVDITVVTPEETDSLRKVPGRDLVTLITCTPYGVNSHRLLVTGERVPMDPTAAAAEEAEALPAPMQTWMKVIIVAVVIILAVVVGILGRLWWLRRRARLASREEGASGASSADGRTDAAGGTERWPGRHLKDVAGFGGDASGERQGNPLSDVETREP, encoded by the coding sequence GTGACAGCGTTACTCCCGCCACTTCGTGACCGCTTCTCCCGCACCCGCGAACCGGGTCGGGACCAGGACGAGACCGCCGGCCCGGGACGGGGCGACCAGACCGGTGGACCCGAGACCGACAAGGCCTCCCGCCGCAGCGCACTGCGTGAGCGCGTCCTGACCTGGCTGCCGGTCGTCCTCGTCCTGGTGGGTGTCGCCGTCCTCCTCTACCCGGTCATGGCGACCCAGCACAATAACGGTGAGCAGCAGCGTCTGGCCGACATGTACACCGCCACCATCGACTCGACCAGTCCGGACACCATCGCCCAGGAACGTCAGTCCGCCGAGGCCTATAATGACCAGCTCGAGAGCGCTCCGATCCTCGACCCCTGGCTCGAGTCGCAGCGCCCCGACACCCCCCAGTACCAGGCCTACCTCCACGAGATGGACATCGACCCGGTAATGGCGCGGATCGTCATCCCCTCCATCCACGTGAGCCTGCCCGTCTACCACGGCACCGACACCCGCACTCTGGCCAACGGCGTCGGACACCTGTTCGGCACCAGCCTGCCGATCGGGGGGCCCTCCACCCACGCCGTCCTGACCGGTCACACCGGGCTGCCCACCGCGACGATGTTCGACAACCTCAACCAGGTCAAGAAGGGAGACGCCTTCTACGTCTCCTCCCTGGGGCAGACCCTCAAGTACGAGGTCGTTGACATCACCGTCGTCACGCCCGAGGAGACCGACTCCTTGCGCAAGGTCCCGGGGCGCGACCTGGTCACGCTCATCACCTGCACGCCCTACGGCGTCAACTCCCACCGCCTGCTGGTCACCGGTGAGCGCGTTCCCATGGACCCCACGGCCGCCGCGGCCGAGGAGGCCGAGGCCCTGCCCGCCCCCATGCAGACCTGGATGAAGGTCATCATCGTCGCCGTCGTCATCATCCTGGCGGTCGTCGTCGGGATCCTGGGGCGCCTGTGGTGGCTGCGCCGTCGTGCCCGGCTCGCCTCCCGCGAGGAAGGAGCCTCAGGAGCCTCCTCCGCCGACGGCAGGACCGATGCCGCCGGCGGCACGGAGCGCTGGCCCGGCCGTCATCTCAAGGACGTCGCCGGATTCGGTGGCGACGCTTCTGGCGAACGACAGGGGAATCCGCTCAGCGACGTGGAGACGCGCGAGCCGTGA
- a CDS encoding SpaH/EbpB family LPXTG-anchored major pilin, translating to MHSPTVRRGLGLAAAMTLAVGALIAPTGAAAPADPNGSTIDPTHATTLTVHKCEQTDNNGVKEGTGNEDPTTECNPVSGVEFTITRLNVDLTTDEGWKTLAALQGNVAGAQALKTQTSETITTGADGLASFTDAQTDVGAYLVSETRTPDKVIPAEDFVVTLPMTNPEKTTEWNYNVHVYPKNTVSGVDKQVSDKQVSGSGNDITYTITTSIPKVDYAGGARIKRYEVVDQLDKRIKKDQLTPVVKIIGAAGGNPEITLVDGTDYTVITADGANHNWATIQLTEEGRRKAAEARANGTGETKVQVTLTAKFDSDVDLEGTLSNTAGLIPSDSPNFDWDPSNPGTDVPGIPTTPTISKYGKVNLTKTGTDNLADKTKYNGAEFQVYECTKTATGATLKDADASTADKVDPLTIGGKQTFTTEGQGMVSIATLRANDYVNGAEKQLTDDDYYCLVETKAPEGYTLQADPIPFRVLAADAEKKIPTEVTVTDVPKNAGFRLPLTGANGVIFLTIAGALLVAGGAVAAYANKRRNAAKR from the coding sequence ATGCACTCCCCCACCGTGCGCCGAGGCCTCGGTCTCGCCGCCGCGATGACGCTCGCTGTCGGCGCGCTCATCGCCCCGACCGGCGCGGCGGCACCCGCTGACCCGAACGGATCCACCATCGATCCCACCCACGCCACAACACTGACTGTTCACAAGTGCGAACAGACCGACAATAACGGTGTCAAGGAAGGGACCGGTAACGAGGACCCCACCACCGAGTGCAACCCGGTCTCCGGCGTCGAGTTCACCATCACCAGGCTGAACGTCGACCTGACCACCGACGAGGGCTGGAAGACTCTGGCGGCGCTCCAGGGGAATGTCGCCGGAGCCCAGGCCCTCAAGACCCAGACCTCGGAGACGATCACCACCGGCGCTGACGGTCTTGCTTCCTTCACCGACGCCCAGACCGACGTCGGCGCCTACCTGGTCAGCGAGACCAGGACCCCTGACAAGGTCATCCCGGCCGAGGACTTCGTCGTCACCCTGCCGATGACCAACCCGGAGAAGACCACCGAGTGGAACTACAACGTCCACGTCTACCCCAAGAACACCGTCTCCGGTGTTGACAAGCAGGTCTCCGACAAGCAGGTCTCCGGATCCGGTAACGACATCACCTACACGATCACGACCTCCATCCCGAAGGTCGACTACGCCGGCGGTGCCAGGATCAAGCGCTACGAGGTTGTCGACCAGCTCGACAAGCGCATCAAGAAGGACCAGCTGACGCCGGTTGTCAAGATCATCGGCGCCGCAGGCGGGAATCCGGAGATCACCCTGGTGGATGGAACGGACTACACCGTCATCACTGCTGACGGGGCGAACCACAACTGGGCGACGATCCAGCTCACCGAGGAGGGGCGCAGGAAGGCCGCTGAGGCCCGTGCCAACGGCACCGGTGAGACCAAGGTTCAGGTGACTCTCACCGCCAAGTTCGACTCTGACGTCGATCTGGAGGGAACGCTGTCCAACACCGCTGGTCTCATTCCCTCCGACAGTCCCAACTTCGACTGGGACCCGAGCAACCCCGGTACGGATGTCCCCGGTATTCCCACCACCCCAACGATCTCCAAGTACGGCAAGGTGAATCTGACCAAGACCGGTACCGACAACCTCGCCGACAAGACCAAGTACAACGGTGCTGAGTTCCAGGTCTACGAGTGCACCAAGACCGCCACGGGCGCCACTCTCAAGGACGCTGACGCCTCGACCGCTGACAAGGTAGACCCTCTGACCATCGGTGGTAAGCAGACCTTCACGACTGAGGGCCAGGGCATGGTCTCGATCGCGACTCTGCGCGCCAACGACTACGTCAATGGTGCTGAGAAGCAGCTCACCGACGATGACTACTACTGCCTCGTCGAGACCAAGGCCCCTGAGGGATACACCCTCCAGGCCGACCCGATCCCCTTCCGAGTCCTGGCCGCTGATGCTGAGAAGAAGATCCCGACTGAGGTGACCGTCACCGACGTCCCGAAGAACGCAGGTTTCCGCCTGCCGCTCACCGGCGCCAACGGCGTCATCTTCCTCACCATCGCCGGCGCCCTGCTCGTGGCCGGTGGCGCGGTCGCGGCCTACGCCAACAAGCGTCGCAACGCCGCCAAGCGCTGA